In Octopus sinensis unplaced genomic scaffold, ASM634580v1 Contig15871, whole genome shotgun sequence, the genomic stretch taataataaaatggtatggtgtgtgtctgtctgtgtgtctgtctgtctgtgcacacccacattcaaattgttacaaaccagatcaaattgtcaaaaccttcccttttgtagttattcgataatgaggcacaataaaaggttgatatcctctaagaaccttcctgtcaaaaaattttaataagaaagaatatcctcgatgatgaggtcccccaaaaccttcaagtcaaaaaattaaaaacaaattattttctgcgtttttgttaaaatgaacaataagaaagtcctcgactcacatggtgtggtcccccaaaaccttcgagccaaaaaattaaacaaaattattttctgcgtttttgttaaaatgaacaacaagaaagtcctcgacttaaaaaatgcacaaaaaattatatataccaaaaaacattaaaaaatgcaaaacttaaaatcaaatgaaaacaatgcaaacagataaaaaaaatgaacaacaataaagaaaaccAATTTTGtactttaaaaatttaataacgtattttttctaaaatatttttttaatgatattcgtTCATATTAGACATCTAAATTACAAATTGCCATTTATAAATTACCTTGAATTGACTATCTGTACTCTTCTTCCTTATAATACACAAAAGATGAAGCTAATTACTGTTTTCGATCGCCAAAATTTACATGTTCAATTTAAAAAAGCTTTAAGGCCTGTTTATGTTAGAGGCAATTTGAATAGAATTGCATagcaaatttaatatataatcccTTCCAGCCAAAAGAGGCAATCTGAATAGAATTGCATaccaattaaatatataatccCTTCCAGtcaaataatttagaaatttaataatgaatttatgcAATTTAACAAGGTCTATAATGCTAATGTTTAAATGCCTTAAAAGATAGAGCCAATTAAAATTCAAATTAGTCATCTAAATTACATTTACCTTTATTCAAATCTTTCCTTATAATATCTCAAAAAAGTGGCTTATTATCTTTTTAATCGCCGAAACTGACAACCTCAAGTATGCTAATctttaaattaaaaagtaaaaagcaattttaataaagatttacataattgattaTCTATTGACAAGACATTTATGCGAAAACGCGtagaaatattaactatttatttctgtttttgcgttaactttaaatttatttgGGTATGCCTGTTTTAATTATCTATCTTATCGTTCTTAAATCTGTTAAATAACTACTCGGTGTGTTATGTGACTGTTGAttctaatttaatttgttttttaagctcaaaaatcaaaaatactccccccatcccccctacaaaaatagaagaaaatacaaatcaaaaattCTATCATTTTTATTGATGCACCGGGTGGAACAGGTAAGACCTATCTTCTAAATCTATTATTAGCTAAGGTCAGAAGCGAAAATAAACTAGCTTTAGCAGTTGCATCTTCTGgaattgctgcaactcttttagaTGGCGGTCGAACCGCACATTCGACATTCAACATTCCGTTGAATCTCTCATATACTACTGAACCGGtttgtaatgtaaaaaaaaattcaactacgggtaatagaattatgcattctaggttaattgtttgggatgaatgtacgatggctcataaaggcgcattcGAAGCAGTTGAtcgaacatatagagatatcaagaattgtagcgaccatttATTTGGGGGAGCAatagttgtattggcaggtgattttagacagacgctgccaattattcaaagagggacgcctgcggatgaattgaatgcctgcctcaatcgtcatatttgtggacacacgtgaaaaggtaagcttagatgtaaatgtacgtgcacatttacaaggcgttaatagcatattcccacaaatccttctagatattggaaatggggcaatcacttcagaaatgcaagaccagaaaattaggctaccggaagaattatgtattttcgtagaaacagcagaagaattattgaatgccgtctattccgaactatctgaacactacgtgaatttcgactggctgcgtgaacgagctatattagctccacttaatgatgaggtacttaatataaatttagatttattaatgaaaatccctggcagagaaagaatatataaatcggtcgacgttattatggaccatgaaagggcctgcgaATATCCTGTAGAATTTTTAAATTCCTTAGATCCatctggaatgccgaatcatctattgaaattaaaaataggtGTACCGGTTGTGTTACTCCGcaatcttgcgccacctaaattatgcaatggtacaaggttggttatcaagaatttgatggctaacgtaatagaagCGACAATATTAACAGGTAATTacagaggtgaggatgtttatatccCACGAATACCTCTGATTTCGGAAGAATTACCTTttagatttaagagactacaatttccgctgaagataagttttgctatgacaataaacaaggcccagggacagtctttaaaggtagtaggcttatttttagagaacgagtgcttttcacatggccagctgtatgtggggtgctcaagggtaggtagaagagaaaatttatttatatttgccaaggatggacggactgcaaacatcgtttatccacaggccttagaataaggttatatcaaagcaggtcgcatttatatatctacataaatttatacttatttaaggaaactgcgagcgtagcgagcagggcctccgcaggagctagctcgcagtgagcgaagcgaactgctgagctagtatgcaataaaaagtgttatgCAACTCGAAAAATATTGTTGGCATAAATATAGTTTTGATGTAAATATGCTAGAAAGTTTAATTActtaatatacattcaaaatacGCTATTTTGACATGAACAAATCaattaaatacattaaatgacataataaagtttgaaaattttatttttactttatgaaGGATAACACCTTTGTCATCATCGGCCCGAATTATGCGATTGAGATAAACCTGAGTAGCTGAATGTACTTTTTATACGATTTGTCCAAAAACCTTCAATGTGAGCACAAAATTTTAACAAGTGCGCTTATTTGTGTAATTAAAGAAATTACAAAACAActcaatcttaataataaaatggtatgtgtgtgtctgtgtctgtctgtgtctgtctgtctgtctgtgcacacccacattcaaattgttacaaccagatcaaattgtcaaaaccttcccttttgtagttattcgataatgaggcacaataaaaggttgatatcctctaagaaccttcctgtcaaaaaattttaataagaaagaatccTCGacgatgaggtcccccaaaaccttcaagtcaaaaattaaaaacaaattattttctgcgtttttgttaaaatgaacaataagaaagtcctcgactcacatggtgtggtcccccaaaaccttcgagctcttaataataaaatggtatggtgtgtgtctgtctgtgtgtctgtctgtctgtctgtgcacaccacattcaaattgttacaaaccagatcaaattgtcaaaaccttcccttttgtagttattcgataatgaggcacaataaaaggttgatatcctcaagaaccttcctgtcaaaaaattttaataagaaagaatatcctcgatgatgaggtcccccaaaaccttcaagtcaaaaattaaaaacaaattattttctgcgtttttgttaaaatgaacaataagaaagtcctcgactcacatggtgtggtcccccaaaaccttcgagCTCTTAATAAataatggtatggtgtgtgtctgtctgtgtgtctgtctgtctgtctgtgcacacccacattcaaattgttacaaaccagatcaaattgtcaaaaccttcccttttgtagttattcgataatgaggcacaataaaaggttgatatcctcaagaaccttcctgtcaaaaaattttaataagaaagaatatcctcgatgatgaggtcccccaaaaccttcaagtcaaaaattaaaaacaaattattttctgcgtttttgttaaaatgaacaataagaaagtcctcgactcacatggtgtggtcccccaaaaccttcgagccaaaaaattaaacaaatttctgTTTTTGCGTAACTTTAAATTTATTTGGGTATGCCTGTTTTATTATCTATCTTATCGTTCTTAAATCTGTTAAATAACTACTCGGTGTGTTATGTGACTGTTGAttctaatttaatttgttttttaagctcaaaaatcaaaaatactccccccatcccccctacaaaaatagaagaaaatacaaatcaaaaaaatgatgaaaattaaaaaaaattgtagcgACCATTTATTTGGGGGAGCAatagttgtattggcaggtgattttagacagacgctgccaattattcaaagagggacgcctgcggatgaattgaatgcctgcctcaaatcgtcatatttgtggacacacgtgaaaaaggtaagcttagatgtaaatgtacgtGCACAttacaaggcgttaatagcatattcccacaaatccttctagatattggaaatggggcaatcacttcagaaatgcaagaccagaaaattaggctaccggaagaattatgtattttcgtagaaacagcagaagaattattgaatgccgtctattccgaactatctgaacactacgtgaatttcgactggctgcgtgaacgagctatattagctccacttaatgatgaggtacttaatataaatttagatttattaatgaaaatccctggcagagaaagaatatataaatcggtcgacgttattatggaccatgaaagggcctgcgaATATCCTGTAGAATTTTTAAATTCCTTAGATCCatctggaatgccgaatcatctattgaaattaaaaataggtGTACCGGTTGTGTTACTCCGcaatcttgcgccacctaaattatgcaatggtacaaggttggttatcaagaatttgatggctaacgtaatagaagCGACAATATTAACAGGTAATTacagaggtgaggatgtttatatccACGAATACCTCTGATTTCGGAAGAATTACCTTTTAGattaagagactacaatttccgctgaagataagttttgctatgacaataaacaaggcccagggacagtctttaaaggtagtaggcttatttttagagaacgagtgcttttcacatggccagctgtatgtggggtgctcaagggtaggtagaagagaaaatttatttatatttgccaaggatggacggactgcaaacatcgtttatccacaggccttagaaaataaggttatatcaaagcaggtcgcatttatatatctacataaatttatacttatttaaggaaactgcgagcgtagcgagcagggcctccgcaggagctactagtaaattataaaatatcactCGTATGAGTTCAAATAAGTAACAAATCTTCTGACGGATTTACGCTTCCCCCAATTCTTCACATTTTTCTCTGGGAGAAGAACTGGCTCGCTATTTCTACACAGCTGACCTTTCAGATACGCAAGTCCTGCATTAACAAATCCAAACAAATTCTACAATTTCTCACAAAAAATAACCTTTCTCTCCTCCAAAACAGATTGGACATTTTGAATCAGACTGTAAACAAGACTCTGTGCAGAGACATCGACAGTCATCCTCAAATGATGCACCCGCAACAAAAAGAATATACAGGAACACTCAAATTCGACTCTGAGTGACCTCTCCTTGATACTCCCCAACAAAACAGTCATCAACTCAATAGCGTAAGAATAAGGGAGTAGAACGAGGCACCGATCTAACTCTGACGGCCTCACTGTGAGAGAGGACCGTCATCAAATACTCCTCCGCTGTTTCAACGCCATATTGACATCATCCACTCACTCAGACGGTAATCCTCCAATCCTCGTCTCCCAACCTCAACACGATATCGCTCAATTGCGTCATTCAACTTCTCGCTCTCATCCAACGTAGAACACGTCATTTTCCCCGCGATTTCAACATCTCCAGGTACATTCCAGGCACAACTCGGTCGTCGTCCTCATAATCTATTTTCCCCAATTCATCTTGTTCGTCTTCCTTGGAATGTGAATATCATGTGTTCGACTCCACAACGGAGAGAACTGTCTGAGGATGCAGTGAAGACATATCCCCCACAATTGCTCACAGAAAAGCAATTGCTCACAATTGCTCACAATTGCATTTTTTCATTCATCTCACATTAAGAAAAACCACGCAATAACACTCCAGGTGCAGcacgaaaatataaaattccgACGATTCAAATCGTTTTAATTTAAATCGTCTGGAGGTCTTCCGAAAATTTCTTTTCGATTGAGTTTAAAAGGAAAAaccaaaaaagagagagaaagttaatgagacaaAGTATGCCTCTTCTGcgttgtttccctctttttttatgtttaattccAAATTCGAGAAGACAAGGCTCTCAAGAACACTTCCGATTCAAGGAGAAAGAAATGCACTCAAATTCTCAGAAGCATAATTCACTTCCACCTTTGTCCGGGAACATTTTTATATGTTCATTGCTTACATACGGGTTCGAGGGATGGTACCCTACTGCTGAGAGGAATGGCATTATCGCTAAGCTCGAAAATACGAGACGAATTGCCATCAAATTGGCACGTGCATAGGATTATAATTTTACTAGAAATTCATAATtgtgttttttacaataaaaactaatttaaacaaaaattttaatgagagctATGGAACTGTGATTTTTGATAACTTCATcatatttggttttaaattactGCATCCTATCATGAGAATTGATTTTAAGTGTCCGTCAGTCAATCTTGCACCATGGGGAGACTTAACATATTTCATCCTCGAAAACGTTTGCTCACTTTGTTATGTTGtgccaaatatagaaatcatcttCATCGCAAAATTCTTTAGTCTCGGAAACTCATCATCCTCGAGATATTTGTAGAACTCAGTGAGTTTGGTCCTTCTGTGACAATCTTTGAGCTGTTCTTTTGATTTCTAATTGTAATTCATGTTGAACATTCtcaacattaaaagaaaatgaatttttgaACAAAATTATATCGCTGTCAATTTTGTCAAGTTCagaaaatttatgtaaaaaaaattttttatagggCCTTGTTGAATTTGTAAAGTGCGCTTCAGTGATTCAAATTTATCCTCACGTAGCTTTCCAGTGTACTTGGAATATATCGGAGCATGATTTGTTTCATAATGACGTCAAATGTTATACTCCTTCATAACAGAAATATGTTCGTGGCATATTAAACAATAAGCTTTCTGCTTTAATTCATCTttcgtaaaaaaatatttcattttccataatttattgaatacacGACATTCGCGGTCAACCTTTCTTTGCATGTAAAACTCAGCGAGTTTGGTTCATGTAGAACGGACCAAACTCAAACTCGCTGAGTTCTACAAATATTTCGAGGATGAGCAacctttcttttcattattattattatagcacttTCACGAAAGCCATAATGTTTATAGCCCCGCATGTGCAACACTCAATGTAACGATATTTAAGGTTAGTTTTTCCATTTTCCTCTGTCGTGTGCGAGTGATCTCAATTCGTCCAGATCGTCCCCCCGTCTTTAGGTTTTTCCTCACTCGAGTTAGGTCTTTGTTTAAGGCAGTTGGAAGTGTCGATCTAGGTCGTCCGCGGAAGGGTATGTCGCATCTGTCGAAGTAGTCTTCCATCGCTTTGTTAGCGGGTGCGTCCGGGTTCATTCTTAGTACATGCCCGAATAGCCTCCACCGGGCATCTACCACATCCTCGCTGATGCAGGAGCACATACACTTGTTGTAGATACCATTGGTTGATATTCGACGTGGCCACTCCATTCCGAGTAAGCTTCTTAGTTGCCTTCTATGGAATGAGTCCAGTTTCCGTAGATCGTTGAAGGAACATCCCCATGTCCCAGCGTTGTACAGCAAGATCGGTTTCACAAACGCGTTGTAGAGCCTGCATCTGATGCCAACTCCAAGTCCTTTGGCTCTTAGCCATCCTTTTTTCAGTTTCGCCATTGCCGAATTCGCCAGTGTTTTCCTCCTTAGTACATCTTCAGCGTCTCCCAGTAGGGATCCAAGCTTATTAGTGTGTCTCCATCTTTTATGGGTAGTATCATCTTCTCTTTTGATTTCCGTAATCTCAGTTTTGTTCACATTTACGCTGAGGACCCATTTCCCAAGTTCCATAGGTGCATTTTCTAGTAGATGTTGGAGTGCGGTCACGTCCCGTGATACGAAATCCACATCATTGGCATAAGATGCCTCTTCTATGTCTCCCGTATAGCATTTACGGAGGTCGCGGAGTGCAGATTCAAGATAGATGGTGAATAGTAGGGGGAGAGGGAGTCACCCTGGGGTGTCCCAGTCGTTGTTTTGAAACTACGGGAAGTTGCTCCTTCTGTCCTCACAGATAGTCTTGTGTTCGCAAGTAGTAGTCTGATTATCCTAACCGATGATTCATCCAGTATTTGCTCAAGCACATTCAtcagtttctgtctgtttatTGAGTCGAAGGCTCTGGAGAGATCTATTCCAGCACGGTCGTTGTGCTCTTGAATCTTTGGTGCGTTGCGCAGCGCAATCTGTGGCTCCATAGAATGTCTGCCGTAGACCTCCCATCTCGGAACCCACTTTGACTCGGTGATAGGTATTGATCCGCCACACCCTTATCCGCCTTAGTGCGACATTTGCCAGCACTTGCGTATCGAATTCAGGAGTATTATCGGGCGGAGATTTTCTACTGGTCCTTTTGGTTTGTTCGGTTTTTGTGTGGGTATTAGTAATCCATTTCCAAGTCCCAGATCGGTATTAGTTTCGAAAATTTCATTTAGGGTTTTTGCAATTGTGTCGCTGAGTTTTTTTGGCCCATATTTTAGGAGCTCGGGGCTTATGTTGTCCGGCCCAGCACTCTTGTTGTTCCTCAGTTTATTTATTGCTAGTTCCACCTCTTCCGCTGTGATTGGGATTTTAACGCTTTTGCATCTCCCTGGAAACAAGGAAAGTCcgtgttttctttattcagcaaggTTTCGAAGTGTCGTGCGATCAGCTCTGCTTTTTCTTTCGGATTACCCACGAATTTTCCATCTTTGTCTTTAATGTGGAAGATGTTTTGTCCTTTCTTAGTAGTCCGCAGTAGTCGTAGGGCCGCATACATTCTTGAATTGTCTTTTAGGCATTCCACATCTTTTAGTAGGGATGTAATGATTTCTCGTGAGTATTTTCGGTTCATCTTTTGGATTTTGCACTTTAGTTCCCTTTGTTGGATGTTAAGCTCCTTTTTCTTAATCTCGTCTGACGTGTTTGGGGCTTTTAGCCGTACCTCTCTGCGATGCTTTGCCATATCTGGCACGTTCGGGTGGTGATCCAGTTTTAGGGCACAATGATTTCGGACTCCAAGGCATATACTGGCCGCCTTGGAAATTGCCCGCTTTGTTTGGTCCCACCGGGTTCGTAATGATAGTTCTGGAGTGGTTTTCTCCATAAGAATCTCAATTTGCTTGTGATAATTGTCTTTACAAGTGAGCTCCAGCCACAATTTCTCTGTCTGGAAGTGTATATTTGGCCTTTGTCTCCCCTTCTTCGCGTTTTCAGTGTATTTTTCCCCAGTCAGATGCTTCTTTACGCAGAGTTTTTCGGTGACCATCCTGTGGTCGCTGTCTGTTGTTGTCCACTTGTAGGAACGTGCATCGGTTAGCAGGTGTTTATCGGACTTGCGGCAAATAATGTAGTCGATTTGGTTATATATGTTTACGGTCTCCCCGACCGAGTTTTTCCTTTGTCCGTGCCAGGTCGTCTTGTGGCGTGCTGAGTGCGTAAGGCCGTGTTGCACAGGAAGAGGCTATTTGCCTCACAGAAATTCACCAGAGAGGCTCCAGCTGCATTTCTCCTTCCGCGCCCGTGTCTTCCGATAGAGGATTCTTCGGGCCCCTTTCGCTTTCCAGCCTTTGCATTCAAATCTCCCGCAACAAAGACAAGGGACGAAGAGGCATTGTTAGAGTATGTGCTTGATAGTTCTGAGTAGAATTCCTCGAGCTCACCAGGGTTCTTGGCTACTCGTCCACAGTGTGGTGCGTAGACGTTTATGACAGTTAATAGGCTCTTGGACGGGCATAGTTCATTCAGTTTGACTTGTAGAACACATATTCGGTCGTTGACTTGCCAATAGCGATGTATTTTTTGGAGTAATCCACGTGCAGGGCAAATCCCATGCCGTGGTGCTTGAATTCGGCTGGGAAGAGAATCAGTCGGTAATTGTTCCATGTCTCATCGCGTCCATTTACGATTTTCGTTTCTTGTAGGCAGTCGATAGCTATTTTGTATTTCTCATCGTCACAAAGTACTTTCCTTGTCCAGTCTTTCGATATCCCACGTACGTTGAACGTCATTAGCCTGAGTTCTCGGTTGTATAATGAGTGTTTTTCAGACATTTTTCTATACAGAGGGCCGTCACCACCTCAACCAAAAGAGTTTCTTTTCatattagcaacaaacaagaattTGATGAGTTTTTTTGTCAAATAGATAAGTTTATTATTAAGATAAGTAAGCAATTGGGTGGCTAAGGGAATTGTCGAGGGCCTGAGGGTCAGCTTAAATTTTgcaaaatagtttaattttttaattaaagtttttatttgaGTTAATTATTAAGTTATTAATTGAATATCTCTAAATAGTGCACGGGCCGGATAAAATGTTGTCGCTGCTGTTGAAATCTGTTCCTCGATAGTTCCCTCAGGTGCTCAAGATTGTCTGCTGATTTCAACCCTTTTCCAATCAAAGTTAGGTCTTGATGTAGGAGGGTTTCTAAAGTAATTCTCTGGTCTTCCTCGTAAGGTCGTTCCCGAATGAGGAGCGTAGTGGTGTTTCATTGCGAGATTTGCGGGAGTTTTCCTGTCCATTCTCAGGATGTGACCGAAAAGCTCAatctattatttcttattttttcgtCCAAcggatatattattttttatacggACTTGttaatttataaaagtaaaaaaatagctaagctaattaatagcctcacgagacacccggccagcctcgcgaatggcgaagcaTTCCCTCgtatcacagcaatcgacagacgtttcaggagccaagaatactctcttggatcgtggctTGTCCTTGAAATCCatcgaccgagcgagcgaaggaagcggaatGTCTTGGGGCCGAAGATCCCGAAGAACTCCacggcaattggagtaaagagcagcgagttagagaggtggccgtacttgagaatctttcggTCCTCGGCCTGCCTTGAAGCGTGCCCAGGATTTGCGGCAGACAGAGCGAGATTtcccagcgagaacgtgtccgaacaagtagaatcccaaataagggatttcccctgctcgtatgggaaggtggacatgccgtcTGGGCGTTTGCCATCCTCTCTATCCAGTCCAACAGGTTCGAGGATTGACGGGACGCCAGCTGAAGCGAGGGCTCTTTGTATGATTGAGTTGAGTAGAGATGTTTGTTTGATATGCGTTTTGGCCAAAAGATTCTTAGAATGTATTTCAGCTGCATTCTATGAAAGGAATTCAGATTTTCCATTTCGTGCACTATGAGTACCCAAGAGGAGAAATTGGTTTTACGAACATATTGTATAGTTTGATTTTTAAAGACGCAGAAATTTGTTTACCTCTCAACCATACGTTGTTTAATCTTTTAAGCGTGAAAGTTGTTAATGATTTTCTTCGTATCATGTCTTCTAAGAGAGTGTTAAGTTTTTTTGTATGCCTCCATTTTTCCTAATTTCGTTGTTCACATCGCCTCACTATGATGTATTCTGTTTTCTCAGTGTTAATTTTTaggaataattttttaaatgtgttggccaatttgtccacAATATCTTCTAATTAGTGGTCTGTTGCCGTGAAATCTATGTCATCTGCAAAGATGACTTCTGTAATATGTCTGGGGATATTATTTCTGGCATTTCGTAGGGTCGCCTTCAGATATACGATGAATAAGACCGGGGATAGAGCGTCTCCTTGGGCGTGCCCTTGTTTTTTCGAATACTCTGGATTTCTGATTTCCGAGCTGAATAAATAGTTAAGTGGAGGAGAGTACAGTGGGCGCAAAAAAAATCCGGTTTTCTTATTTTTCgaatttttcaatataaattttatattatttttttttaatttagtatcattttgaaatgtaaatcgagtatgtttttaattttaagtatttttttatttttcatagagatatcttgaatttaattttaaaatgcgcAAAAAAAACtcggtttttttaattattgagtcttttattctcaaaaatttgaaattgttgtcatttttgttgttgttggatgtcgtGTATTTCAGAAATTGTGAAAGGACAAATTATTCAACTTTATTTCCTTAATTGGACATATAAACAAATTTCAGAAGAAGTAGAAATTCCCAGATCAACAGTGGGAgattacatacgtaaatacaaaaaatatggaacaacACAGAGACTGTCCAGTTCTGGAAGACctaggacattaaataatgatgatataaatactttATTGACGCTTGTTTCTGACAATCCGAAAAAATCTTCCGTTGCCTGTCAAAGGATCTTCATTCTTT encodes the following:
- the LOC115230605 gene encoding uncharacterized protein LOC115230605, whose amino-acid sequence is MELGKWVLSVNVNKTEITEIKREDDTTHKRWRHTNKLGSLLGDAEDVLRRKTLANSAMAKLKKGWLRAKGLGVGIRCRLYNAFVKPILLYNAGTWGCSFNDLRKLDSFHRRQLRSLLGMEWPRRISTNGIYNKCMCSCISEDVVDARWRLFGHVLRMNPDAPANKAMEDYFDRCDIPFRGRPRSTLPTALNKDLTRVRKNLKTGGRSGRIEITRTRQRKMEKLTLNIVTLSVAHAGL